TAATGATTCTAAAACAGATTGTGGTTCTAATGTTGATAGACATGAAAATATTGGAAAAGGAGTTTTGGGTCTCGAGCCATTTAGATTTTTAGTTAATTCAAAAGATTTTGAAGATCATCCTATGATACTTGAAACTCCAGGTGGAGATGATATGTATATCGAAGATCTAAAGACACTAAATTTATTAAGAAGTTTAATTAAATAGTATTCCTTAATAAACTATTAATTATATCCTTTTTAGATTCTTTAATTATAAATTCTTTGATAAAATAATTCAATTTAATAGAAACCTGTTTGACAAATATTAAAAATTTTTTATAATATTTATAGTGGGCTCGTAGCTCAACGGCAGAGCGGGTGGCTCATAACCACTAGGTTCTAGGTTCGAATCCTAGCGAGCCCACCATGAGGTATTAATGCAAATAGAGAAGAGGGTTGTTTCACTTCTTTATAAACTCCAGTCTCTTGATCTTAAAATCTTTTTTATTGATAATAACAATCTTGAAAAAACTTTAAAAAATTTAAATAATGAGATAAATAAATTAAAAGAAGATTTTAAAAATTTAAATAATTTAATTAAAGAGAAAGAACTTCAAATAAAAAGTTTGGAAGGCGAAATTGAAGAGATAAACACAAAATATAGAAAACTTAAAGATACACTTTCAAGTGGAAAAAAGATGAATGAAAAAGAAATATCATCAATTAATCATGAGTTGGGAAGATTACAAAGTTTAAAGAAAAGAAATGAAGATGATATTTTAGAGATACAAGAGTATATTGAAAAAACAAAAGATAAAATTTCAAAAATTCAGAAAGAAATCCAATCAAAAGAAGAGAATTACAAAATTGAAGAAGAGAGAGTAAAAATAGAACTTGATAAATTAAATAAAGAAAGAGAGGAAATTGTTAAAAAAAGAGAGGAGTTAATAAAAGAGATTCCAGAAGAAACTCTTTTATTTTATGAAAGAGAAAATTTAAAATTTGGAAGAAGGATTGTCTCAATTGTTGAAGATGAAAGATGTAGTGAATGTGGGGTAATTTTACCAGTTGGAATCTTAAATAGTTTAAAAAATGGAACATATTCAATTAAATGTGAAAATTGTGGGAGAATTTTAATTTTAAAAAAGGATTTAGAGGGTGATATTTAATCTTGTCTTCAACTTTATTTTGGGGTTAGTAATTGGAAGTTTTTTAAATGTTTTGATATATAGAATACCAAGGAAAATTGGGGTTACAAGTGGAAGAAGTTTTTGTCCAAATTGCGGTCATAAGCTTACCCTTTTTGATTTAATACCAATTTTTTCTTTTATATTTTTAAGAGGAAGATGTAGATATTGTAATGAAAAAATCTCAGTGGTTTATCCTATAATAGAAATATTAACTGGTCTTGTTTTTTTATTTTCCTTTCTTTTTTTTGGTTATTCTATTTATTATTTAAAATTTGTTATTTTCTCATCAGTTTTAATAGTTATTTCAATAATTGACCTTCAAACAATGGAAATTCCAGATGAACCATTTTTGTTTGGGATGTTCTTTGGATTTATTTTTTTTATTATTGAAAAAAACTATTTTAATACACTCTTGGGTTTAATAATACCACCAGCAATTTTCTTTTTAATAATAATTCTTTCAAAAGGAGGAATGGGTGGGGGTGATTTTAAATTATCTTTTCTTTTTGGACTGTATTTAGGGTTTCCTAAAATAATTCCTTGGTTTTTTCTCTCTTTTATTATTGGATTTTTCCCCGCAATATATATGCTAATAACAAAAAAGGGTACAAGAAAAACTCCTCTTCCTTTTGGACCATTCATGTCTCTTTCAGGAATAATTACATTTTTATTTGGAAATGAAATTATTAGATTTTACAATTATTTAATGTTATAATATAAAACAAATGGCTAGTTTATTTGGAGGAAAAACACCTTTAATAGGAC
The Caldisericia bacterium DNA segment above includes these coding regions:
- a CDS encoding prepilin peptidase, with the translated sequence MIFNLVFNFILGLVIGSFLNVLIYRIPRKIGVTSGRSFCPNCGHKLTLFDLIPIFSFIFLRGRCRYCNEKISVVYPIIEILTGLVFLFSFLFFGYSIYYLKFVIFSSVLIVISIIDLQTMEIPDEPFLFGMFFGFIFFIIEKNYFNTLLGLIIPPAIFFLIIILSKGGMGGGDFKLSFLFGLYLGFPKIIPWFFLSFIIGFFPAIYMLITKKGTRKTPLPFGPFMSLSGIITFLFGNEIIRFYNYLML